In Rhodopirellula bahusiensis, the following proteins share a genomic window:
- a CDS encoding HD-GYP domain-containing protein, with protein sequence MLTSDLIAISVSTLSPSSAIGADLYCRVGSTEEVKLYRGANYPMKPEDLNKLKSRGVTKLFIEREGRSSYQEYLRDMAAGNGDESATNSQRSAALNEVVLDVLQGSFANNNEDETVNAASELGGIAASLVSREDFAAGDLFRVLNHDYATFTHSANVALYAGMLANALGMTEREVELVVAGGLLHDLGKLEIPDQILTKPGRLDEDEFALIKKHPGDGFKQLALRDDLTFGQLMMVYQHHERMDGGGYPVGTVGDDIHPWGRLCAVVDIYEAVTSQRPYRTPMSREDACNLIRRESGKALDPEMVECWISIIHSTMPK encoded by the coding sequence ATGCTCACCTCGGATCTCATCGCAATCAGTGTTTCGACGCTGTCGCCTTCATCGGCGATTGGTGCGGATCTGTATTGCCGTGTCGGATCCACGGAAGAGGTGAAGCTTTATCGGGGAGCCAACTACCCGATGAAGCCGGAGGACTTGAACAAACTGAAGTCCCGCGGCGTGACCAAACTGTTCATCGAACGGGAAGGTCGATCCAGCTACCAGGAATATCTGCGTGATATGGCGGCGGGAAATGGCGATGAGTCAGCCACCAATTCCCAGCGATCCGCGGCACTGAACGAAGTTGTGTTGGATGTGTTGCAAGGCAGTTTTGCTAACAACAATGAAGATGAGACGGTCAACGCCGCCAGTGAACTAGGTGGAATCGCTGCGAGCTTGGTTTCGCGAGAAGACTTCGCGGCGGGCGATTTGTTCCGTGTCTTGAATCATGACTATGCGACCTTCACTCACAGTGCCAACGTGGCATTGTATGCCGGCATGTTGGCCAATGCGTTGGGGATGACCGAACGCGAAGTGGAATTGGTTGTTGCCGGCGGGTTGCTTCACGATCTGGGCAAGCTTGAGATCCCCGATCAGATTCTGACCAAACCTGGACGGCTGGACGAAGACGAATTTGCACTGATCAAGAAGCATCCCGGTGATGGGTTCAAGCAACTGGCACTACGGGATGACCTGACGTTTGGTCAATTGATGATGGTGTATCAACACCACGAAAGAATGGATGGCGGTGGCTATCCCGTTGGGACGGTTGGCGACGACATTCACCCCTGGGGACGTCTGTGCGCTGTGGTTGATATCTACGAAGCCGTGACGAGCCAACGACCTTACCGAACACCAATGTCACGCGAAGATGCGTGTAACCTGATTCGTCGCGAAAGCGGCAAAGCCCTCGACCCGGAGATGGTGGAATGCTGGATTTCGATTATCCACAGCACTATGCCGAAGTAG
- a CDS encoding ATP-binding protein: MKIKDIQIDGFGVWTGLSVDSLPEGMTLFYGPNEAGKTTLMQFLRAMLYGFTEERRQKYLPPIHGGTPGGAIRVTGPGGGYEVRRHSQLTDTDVTGRLTVTGSDGLAQGQHRLGMLLGQIDEPIFTNVFAIGIRELQELSTLDDTSAADELYKLSSGLDRVSLVDVLRSLRSGRSEVVGKRETESDENEAAIGKLASMMTKREKLRDEIQRLSGSTRRWSELATQRRTQSQEIETLRGRMIAWEREARCVEIATSVYDKWQERDQIREEIDAIEGEAALPDEAPGQLVQIEAMLEERRTKMEEIKTKRRGLRDKSEQLPINKRLFDLQGRIEAASQQATWIEALEEQIDRLENQIEKARNQVDADADRLGIEEDERVRLGDGDDGDLPDLSRSTLSALSAPAKHVKEQMFLLKQARAEGKTHKVRKEKLQDQLQEVLQRAHATDLQQAIRRENDNISTLRQRIQLGQHLEKLKRHHKDLERESVELTTDEAVPIDRLWLLSLPFIAGGMLLLYGMFNVFRIETFVAEPNPTQGMLCIMFGAMALLVYYLSREKGQRNTARDLDDCERQIDSVKRQLREIESEREDLDSSLPVSSESLEGRLRESESLLVELDEAMPLHHAHEAASQSYQGAYKRAQKAAEGLKTARKEWTATLDRLGLSTTLSPKSVRVLGDGYEALQTSMRRLTELKDERGQRQRERQSLAKRIETLYLEAIDASDDALQALEGNDEYETSAKSNEYDNEYSDGYESNEYEDVEEDDYSESYARSQRKNQKKNRGDKRNRNRDRRDDNRSSESENNRSKRPVTMRSNPLDQLNHLHEEVARQQHWVKQRRQLKEHDVQLKKQQLTHSRAIERAEQQRRALWAKCGVATPEQFYEIVDRKSLLVEHNAQFESIDQQVRSMIGNSVEYDDVAREIEGAKSTDLERRWDSLTTRMTETEARIATLQTAQGELAQSMKQLGDDDRLMTARLELGCVERQLNQLSRRWQTLSMASCLLEDVCGTVENERQPETLREASSFLNQLTAGKYVRIWTPLGSNQLKIDDAEGKALPLEVLSRGTGEAVFIALRLSLAAAYARRGVMLPLVLDDVLVNFDGSRAEHAARTLKTFAELGHQVMMFTCHDHIVDIFHGIGVEVRQMPAQGTPGRAHILSPPVEEVYEEEEYVYDEEYVEEEPELEIEEPVAEPEPEPVPEPLPIVIEAPKPEPVVVVAPPIVKPAPKPIELVVEDRRPVKPKSKFRYKFQDVARQRRRVRRPEFVIERPIRRPEPKVDIVEEVTSPDAIGWAWFQREPADGRIDADEANAEAARNQWLDEEDREMQAVVSEAEEIGHLVHDEATRSKPDGSSDSSSSWWTGERTKS; the protein is encoded by the coding sequence ATGAAGATCAAAGACATCCAAATCGACGGTTTTGGCGTCTGGACCGGATTGTCGGTCGACTCCTTGCCCGAAGGCATGACGCTGTTCTACGGCCCCAACGAAGCCGGCAAAACGACGCTCATGCAGTTCTTGCGAGCGATGCTGTATGGCTTCACCGAAGAACGTCGCCAGAAATATTTGCCGCCCATTCACGGCGGGACTCCGGGTGGTGCGATTCGAGTCACTGGGCCCGGTGGCGGCTACGAAGTCCGGCGGCACAGCCAACTGACCGACACCGATGTGACCGGGCGTTTGACGGTCACCGGATCGGACGGCTTGGCCCAAGGCCAGCACCGACTCGGAATGTTGCTGGGACAAATCGACGAACCGATCTTCACCAACGTTTTCGCGATCGGCATTCGCGAATTGCAAGAGTTGTCGACGTTGGATGACACCTCCGCCGCGGATGAACTCTACAAACTCAGCAGCGGTTTGGACCGCGTTTCGCTGGTCGATGTGCTGCGCAGCCTCCGGTCCGGACGCAGCGAAGTCGTCGGCAAACGAGAAACGGAATCCGACGAAAACGAAGCTGCGATCGGCAAGCTCGCGTCGATGATGACGAAACGCGAAAAGTTGCGTGACGAGATCCAGCGACTGTCGGGCAGCACGCGCCGGTGGAGCGAATTGGCGACTCAGCGCCGCACGCAAAGTCAAGAAATCGAAACCCTTCGCGGCCGCATGATCGCCTGGGAACGCGAAGCTCGCTGCGTCGAGATCGCGACCAGCGTGTACGACAAGTGGCAAGAACGCGATCAAATCCGTGAAGAGATCGACGCCATCGAAGGCGAAGCCGCGTTGCCCGATGAAGCTCCTGGTCAGCTCGTCCAAATCGAAGCGATGCTGGAAGAGCGTCGCACCAAGATGGAAGAGATCAAAACCAAGCGTCGCGGTTTACGAGATAAGTCCGAACAACTTCCGATCAACAAACGTTTGTTCGATCTGCAAGGCCGCATTGAAGCCGCTTCGCAACAAGCGACCTGGATCGAAGCCCTCGAAGAACAGATCGATCGGCTCGAAAATCAAATCGAAAAGGCTCGCAACCAAGTCGATGCCGATGCGGATCGATTGGGCATCGAAGAAGACGAGCGAGTCCGCCTGGGCGATGGCGACGACGGCGATCTGCCTGACCTGTCTCGATCGACGCTGTCCGCTCTGTCGGCACCGGCCAAGCATGTCAAAGAGCAAATGTTCTTGCTCAAACAGGCTCGCGCCGAAGGCAAGACTCACAAGGTTCGCAAAGAGAAACTCCAAGATCAATTGCAGGAAGTTCTCCAGCGAGCACACGCGACGGATCTGCAACAAGCCATCCGCCGCGAAAACGACAACATCTCCACGTTGCGTCAGCGCATCCAGCTCGGCCAGCACCTCGAGAAATTGAAACGTCACCACAAAGATCTCGAACGCGAATCGGTGGAGTTGACCACCGACGAAGCCGTGCCGATCGATCGCTTGTGGTTGCTGTCGCTGCCGTTCATCGCCGGCGGCATGTTGCTGCTCTACGGCATGTTCAACGTCTTTCGAATTGAGACGTTTGTGGCGGAGCCCAATCCGACGCAGGGCATGTTGTGCATCATGTTTGGTGCGATGGCTTTGCTGGTCTACTACCTTTCTCGCGAAAAAGGCCAACGCAACACGGCGCGCGACCTGGATGATTGCGAACGCCAGATCGACTCGGTCAAACGTCAGCTTCGCGAAATCGAATCTGAACGAGAGGACTTGGACTCATCGCTGCCCGTCAGCAGCGAATCGCTCGAAGGCCGCCTGCGAGAATCGGAGTCCTTGCTGGTAGAGCTCGACGAAGCGATGCCGCTGCATCACGCTCATGAAGCAGCTTCGCAGTCCTACCAAGGTGCCTACAAGCGAGCTCAGAAAGCCGCCGAAGGCCTCAAGACCGCACGCAAAGAATGGACTGCAACACTCGATCGTCTGGGATTGTCGACAACGTTGTCACCCAAGAGCGTTCGTGTTCTCGGCGATGGCTACGAAGCACTGCAAACCAGCATGCGTCGTTTGACCGAACTGAAAGACGAACGCGGCCAACGTCAACGAGAACGCCAATCGCTCGCCAAGCGAATCGAGACGCTCTACCTCGAAGCAATCGACGCCTCGGACGATGCCTTGCAAGCTCTCGAAGGCAACGATGAATACGAAACGTCAGCCAAATCGAACGAATACGACAACGAGTATTCGGACGGCTACGAGTCGAATGAGTACGAAGACGTCGAAGAAGACGACTACAGCGAATCGTACGCTCGCTCGCAACGAAAGAACCAAAAGAAGAACCGAGGCGACAAACGCAATCGAAATCGTGACCGCCGGGACGACAATCGTTCCAGCGAATCAGAAAACAATCGCAGCAAACGTCCGGTGACGATGCGGTCCAATCCTTTGGATCAACTCAACCACCTGCACGAAGAGGTTGCTCGTCAGCAACATTGGGTCAAGCAACGTCGCCAGCTCAAAGAGCACGACGTGCAACTGAAGAAGCAACAACTCACTCATTCGCGAGCGATCGAGCGAGCCGAACAGCAACGTCGCGCGTTGTGGGCCAAGTGTGGTGTCGCGACTCCCGAACAGTTCTACGAAATCGTCGATCGCAAATCATTGCTGGTCGAACACAACGCCCAGTTCGAATCGATTGATCAACAAGTCCGTTCGATGATCGGCAACAGTGTCGAATACGACGATGTCGCTCGCGAAATCGAGGGTGCCAAATCGACCGATTTGGAACGTCGTTGGGATTCTCTGACAACCCGGATGACCGAGACCGAAGCTCGCATTGCCACACTGCAAACCGCGCAAGGCGAATTGGCTCAGTCGATGAAGCAACTCGGCGACGACGATCGATTGATGACCGCCCGGTTGGAACTGGGCTGCGTCGAACGACAACTCAATCAACTGTCCCGTCGCTGGCAAACGCTTTCAATGGCCAGTTGCTTGCTGGAAGACGTCTGCGGAACGGTCGAGAACGAGCGACAACCCGAAACGCTTCGCGAAGCCTCGTCATTCCTGAACCAGTTGACCGCTGGCAAGTACGTTCGCATTTGGACGCCGCTGGGATCGAACCAACTGAAGATTGACGACGCCGAGGGCAAAGCACTACCACTGGAAGTCCTCAGTCGTGGTACCGGAGAAGCCGTCTTCATCGCACTGCGTTTATCGCTCGCGGCAGCCTACGCTCGCCGTGGTGTGATGTTGCCATTGGTTCTCGACGATGTGCTGGTCAACTTCGACGGCTCACGTGCCGAACACGCGGCTCGCACGTTGAAAACGTTCGCAGAACTTGGACATCAAGTCATGATGTTCACCTGCCACGACCACATCGTTGACATCTTCCACGGGATCGGCGTCGAAGTGCGTCAGATGCCCGCCCAGGGAACTCCCGGTCGCGCTCACATTCTTTCGCCGCCAGTGGAAGAAGTTTACGAAGAGGAAGAGTACGTCTACGACGAAGAATACGTCGAAGAAGAACCCGAATTGGAAATCGAAGAACCGGTTGCGGAACCTGAGCCAGAACCCGTTCCTGAACCGCTCCCGATTGTCATCGAGGCACCCAAACCGGAACCCGTCGTGGTGGTTGCTCCGCCGATCGTCAAACCAGCTCCCAAGCCAATCGAACTGGTTGTGGAAGATCGCCGTCCGGTCAAACCAAAATCAAAGTTCCGCTACAAATTCCAAGACGTGGCCCGGCAACGCCGTCGCGTTCGTCGCCCAGAGTTTGTCATCGAACGACCGATTCGACGACCGGAACCCAAGGTCGATATTGTCGAGGAAGTCACCTCGCCCGACGCTATCGGATGGGCCTGGTTCCAACGCGAACCCGCCGACGGCCGTATCGATGCCGATGAAGCAAACGCGGAGGCCGCACGCAACCAATGGTTGGACGAAGAGGACCGCGAAATGCAAGCGGTTGTCAGCGAAGCGGAAGAAATCGGCCACCTGGTTCACGACGAGGCAACTCGATCGAAACCCGACGGGTCTTCCGACAGTTCATCGTCTTGGTGGACCGGCGAACGAACCAAGTCCTAG
- a CDS encoding metallophosphoesterase family protein, whose product MVCAAEKRRFKEETMPGESFRFIHASDFHLETPLGDLDHLPPQLRNAMATAPRDAAAAVFEAALAENIDFLVLSGDLMHPVAAGPHGMSLLLDGFEKLHAADTAVYWAAGIADDPKQWPEAVPLPPNVTLFPRDRAVAIPHQRAGRTVCSVIGRSSEGRSTLHVAGFQTETTDEFTVGIGHGIADASALSGARMDYWALGGPHNHTEIEGGATAGALAPGSPQGRNSDESGPHGYVVVDVDAEHTARVRRVETDRFRYLNVAIDSDEIRSAGSLRNLLGQKIATLTNEHGGRHLLISWEVTLDNAEVLPSVGDPTELLRNLRRDHGTTNPAAWTTRLTVRPPHNYPKSWQDEDTILGDFLRASKKFAGARVRGTATSSDDASTSPSNGDRLDLMPFTEEHSDLSSTASSLLGDVPADQRETILAEATLMGVELLRGGKPSWGRKS is encoded by the coding sequence TTGGTTTGCGCGGCCGAAAAACGCCGTTTCAAGGAGGAAACGATGCCCGGAGAATCTTTCCGATTCATTCATGCCAGCGACTTTCACCTGGAAACCCCGCTGGGTGACCTCGACCATCTGCCGCCTCAATTGCGGAATGCGATGGCGACCGCTCCTCGGGATGCTGCGGCGGCGGTCTTCGAAGCCGCTTTGGCCGAAAACATCGACTTTCTGGTCTTATCCGGCGACTTGATGCACCCCGTCGCGGCTGGGCCGCACGGCATGTCGTTGCTGCTGGATGGCTTTGAAAAGCTGCACGCCGCCGACACCGCGGTCTACTGGGCCGCCGGAATCGCAGACGATCCAAAACAATGGCCCGAAGCGGTCCCGTTGCCACCCAACGTGACGCTGTTCCCTCGAGACCGCGCCGTCGCGATCCCACATCAACGAGCCGGGCGAACGGTTTGCTCGGTAATCGGACGCAGCAGCGAAGGCCGGTCGACTTTGCACGTCGCCGGATTCCAAACCGAAACCACCGACGAATTCACCGTCGGGATCGGACACGGGATCGCCGACGCGAGTGCCCTGTCAGGTGCCCGCATGGACTACTGGGCTCTCGGCGGACCTCATAACCACACCGAAATCGAAGGCGGCGCCACCGCGGGTGCTCTCGCCCCGGGATCACCGCAAGGTCGCAACAGCGACGAATCGGGACCACACGGCTACGTCGTCGTCGACGTTGACGCGGAACACACCGCTCGCGTTCGCCGAGTCGAAACGGATCGATTTCGCTACCTGAACGTCGCGATCGATTCGGATGAAATTCGATCCGCCGGCAGCCTTCGCAACCTGCTCGGTCAAAAGATCGCCACCCTGACCAACGAACACGGCGGTCGACACCTGCTGATTTCTTGGGAAGTCACCTTGGACAACGCCGAAGTATTGCCATCGGTCGGCGATCCAACGGAACTGCTTCGCAACCTGCGTCGCGACCACGGCACAACCAATCCCGCGGCCTGGACGACTCGTTTGACCGTACGTCCGCCGCACAACTATCCCAAGTCCTGGCAAGACGAAGACACGATCCTTGGCGACTTCTTGCGAGCCAGCAAGAAATTCGCCGGTGCTCGCGTTCGCGGAACGGCAACCTCCAGCGACGATGCATCGACCTCGCCATCAAACGGCGATCGCTTGGATCTGATGCCATTCACGGAAGAACACTCGGACCTGTCCAGCACCGCGTCGTCTTTGTTGGGTGACGTGCCCGCCGACCAACGCGAAACGATCCTCGCCGAAGCCACTTTGATGGGCGTGGAATTGCTTCGCGGTGGCAAACCCTCTTGGGGACGGAAATCATGA
- a CDS encoding SMP-30/gluconolactonase/LRE family protein — protein sequence MNSRIIPLLVSMFGILSTAQAQTIQPTGPVQQVHTGFQFTEGPAATDDGTLYFTDIPNTAIHRLSKDGELSLLTDQSNHSNGLWPLSDTKLLACEMDGAVVMHDLSGDSPKRIVLADSFNGKRFNACNDLVVDNHGGLYFTDPQYRAPEPWPQTERCVYYLANFETDPKVTRLTGDIEAPNGIGLSPDGKTLYVIPSMQAEMLAYDVLGPGKIGEPRVLCTVKQVEGETSRGGDGMAIDVEGNLYITTHLGIQIFSPEGESRGIVAFPEIPANVTFGGPEFKTMYATARKSLYSVEMPIAGFREFPAN from the coding sequence ATGAATTCGCGAATCATCCCTTTGCTCGTCTCGATGTTTGGCATCCTCTCCACCGCCCAAGCTCAAACGATCCAGCCCACCGGTCCGGTCCAACAAGTCCACACGGGATTCCAGTTCACCGAAGGGCCCGCCGCCACCGACGACGGCACGCTTTACTTCACCGACATACCCAACACCGCGATTCATCGCCTTTCCAAAGACGGCGAGCTGTCGCTGCTGACCGATCAATCCAACCACTCCAACGGATTGTGGCCTTTGTCGGACACCAAACTACTCGCGTGCGAAATGGATGGGGCTGTTGTCATGCACGACCTGTCCGGTGACTCTCCCAAACGAATCGTGCTGGCGGATTCATTCAACGGCAAACGTTTCAACGCCTGCAACGATCTGGTCGTCGACAACCATGGCGGTTTGTATTTCACCGACCCGCAATACCGAGCCCCTGAACCTTGGCCACAAACTGAACGCTGCGTTTACTACCTCGCGAATTTTGAGACCGATCCGAAGGTCACTCGCCTGACCGGTGACATCGAGGCACCCAACGGAATCGGATTGTCGCCCGATGGAAAGACGCTGTACGTGATCCCGTCGATGCAAGCCGAGATGTTGGCCTACGACGTTTTGGGGCCTGGCAAAATCGGTGAACCGCGAGTGCTCTGCACGGTCAAGCAAGTCGAAGGCGAAACCTCGCGTGGCGGCGACGGGATGGCCATCGACGTCGAAGGCAACCTCTACATCACGACCCATTTGGGCATCCAGATTTTTTCGCCCGAGGGTGAATCACGCGGCATCGTCGCGTTTCCCGAGATCCCCGCAAACGTGACCTTTGGCGGTCCGGAATTCAAAACGATGTACGCCACAGCGAGAAAGTCGCTGTATTCGGTCGAAATGCCGATCGCCGGATTCCGCGAGTTTCCCGCAAATTGA